One genomic window of Medicago truncatula cultivar Jemalong A17 chromosome 1, MtrunA17r5.0-ANR, whole genome shotgun sequence includes the following:
- the LOC11425073 gene encoding F-box protein PP2-B11 translates to MTRFDELPEGCIATILSRTTPIDVGRFSVLSKIFRFAADSDDVWNHFLPSDISSILSQSPALSNIPTKKALYHALSDRPIIINHGQKSFQLERKSGKKCYMLAARSLGIAWGDDDRYCNWIDVPDSRFPEVAYLRLVWWHEIRGVINDLALSPNTRYAAYLVFKMIDAHGFRNLPVDLFVGIEGGLSNTKTDCLEPKLHGGYGWYCVLREVEDIVVGLPRPSVRSDGWLEIEMGEFFNSSLEDEEIQMSVVEKFESDDEKGNFYLEGIELRPKVDN, encoded by the exons ATGACAAGGTTTGATGAATTGCCTgaagggtgtattgccaccaTACTTTCTCGCACGACTCCGATTGACGTTGGTAGATTCTCCGTCCTTTCTAAGATTTTTCGATTTGCCGCCGATTCTGATGATGTCTGGAATCATTTTCTCCCTTCTGACATCTCATCTATCCTCTCACAATCTCCTGCACTCTCCAACATTCCAACCAAAAAGGCTCTCTATCACGCTCTTTCTGATCGTCCTATCATCATCAACCATGGGCAAAAG AGCTTTCAATTGGAGAgaaaaagtggaaaaaaatgttatatgcTTGCTGCTAGATCTCTCGGCATTGCTTGGGGTGATGATGATCGATATTGCAACTGGATTGATGTGCCTGATTCTAG ATTCCCTGAGGTTGCGTATCTTCGTCTTGTCTGGTGGCACGAAATTCGTGGGGTGATTAACGATCTTGCCTTGTCTCCAAATACTCGCTATGCGGCTTATCTTGTGTTCAAGATGATTGATGCCCATGGATTCAGGAACCTTCCTGTGGACTTATTCGTTGGCATCGAAGGTGGCCTTAGCAACACTAAAACTGACTGTTTGGAACCCAAACTGCACGGTGGATATGGATGGTATTGTGTTCTGAGAGAGGTGGAGGACATAGTTGTAGGACTACCACGTCCGAGTGTGAGAAGTGATGGGTGGTTGGAGATTGAGATGGGAGAGTTCTTCAATTCTAGccttgaagatgaagaaatccAAATGAGTGTTGTCGAGAAATTTGAGAGTGACGATGAGAAGGGAAATTTCTATCTTGAAGGAATAGAACTTAGACCTAAGGTAGACAATTAA
- the LOC11431215 gene encoding F-box protein PP2-B10, whose protein sequence is MTEFEELSEGCISAIISRTTPADAGRLSVVSKTFLSAADSDAVWNQFLPSDSHFIDSIISHSPSLANVPSKKALYLALSDLPIIIDNDQKSFQLDRKSGKKCYMLAARSLSIAWGDDRRYWNWISMPNSRFPEVAELLEVWWLDIRGMINTLALSPNTQYAAYLVFKMIDAEGFQNCPIELSVGVEGGHSNTKIVCLDPNVEVEGMQHNRAVGLQRPSVRSDGWLEIEIGEFFNSGLEDEVQMNVKETNNWKRGLFLEGIEVRPK, encoded by the exons atGACAGAGTTTGAGGAATTATCGGAAGGATGCATTTCCGCCATAATCTCTCGCACAACTCCGGCTGATGCCGGCAGACTCTCCGTTGTTTCCAAGACTTTCCTATCTGCAGCCGATTCTGACGCCGTCTGGAATCAATTTCTCCCTTCCGATTCTCATTTCATCGACTCTATCATCTCACACTCTCCATCCCTTGCTAATGTACCATCCAAAAAAGCTCTGTATCTCGCTCTCTCTGATCTCCCTATCATCATCGACAATGATCAGAAG AGCTTTCAATTGGATAGGAAGAGTGGAAAAAAGTGTTATATGCTTGCTGCTAGATCTCTCTCCATTGCTTGGGGTGATGATCGACGCTATTGGAACTGGATTTCTATGCCTAATTCTAG GTTCCCTGAAGTTGCTGAGCTTCTTGAAGTGTGGTGGCTTGATATTCGTGGGATGATAAATACCCTTGCCTTGTCCCCAAATACCCAGTATGCGGCTTATCTTGTGTTCAAGATGATTGATGCCGAAGGATTTCAGAACTGTCCTATAGAGTTATCAGTTGGTGTCGAAGGTGGCCACAGTAATACTAAAATTGTCTGTTTGGATCCAAATGTTGAAGTGGAAGGTATGCAGCATAACAGAGCAGTAGGATTGCAACGTCCTAGTGTGAGAAGTGATGGGTGGTTGGAGATTGAGATCGGAGAGTTCTTCAATTCAGGCCTAGAAGATGAAGTCCAAATGAATGTTAAGGAGACAAATAATTGGAAGAGAGGTCTCTTTCTTGAAGGAATAGAAGTTAGGCCTAAGTAA
- the LOC11420814 gene encoding F-box protein PP2-B11, which yields MTEFEELPEGCISAILSRTTPADAGRLSVVSKTILSAADSDAVWNQFLPSDSHFIDSIISLANVPTKKSLYLALSDSPIIIDNDQKSIQLDRKSGKKCYMLAARSLSIAWGNDDRYWNWIAMPDSRFPEVAELLVVCWLHISGMINMLALSPNTQYAAYLVFKMIGGFGFRNPNCPVVLSICVEGGHKSTKIVCLDPNVEGRLHNVAVGLQRPSVRSDGWLEIEIGEFFNSGEEDEEVQMNIKETDDYNSKSGLFLEGIEVRPK from the exons ATGACAGAGTTTGAGGAATTGCCGGAAGGATGCATTTCCGCCATTCTCTCTCGCACAACTCCGGCTGACGCCGGCAGACTCTCCGTTGTTTCCAAGACAATTCTTTCTGCCGCCGATTCCGACGCCGTCTGGAATCAATTTCTCCCTTCCGATTCTCATTTCATCGACTCTATCATCTCCCTTGCTAACGTTCCAACCAAAAAATCTCTGTATCTAGCTCTCTCTGATTCCCCTATCATCATCGACAATGATCAAAAG AGCATTCAATTGGATAGAAAGAGTGGAAAAAAGTGTTACATGCTTGCTGCTAGATCTCTCTCCATTGCTTGGGGTAATGATGATCGATATTGGAACTGGATTGCTATGCCTGATTCCAG GTTCCCTGAAGTCGCTGAGCTTCTTGTTGTTTGTTGGCTTCATATTAGTGGGATGATAAACATGCTTGCATTGTCCCCAAATACTCAGTATGCAGCTTATCTTGTGTTCAAGATGATTGGTGGCTTTGGATTTCGGAATCCAAATTGTCCCGTGGTGTTATCAATTTGTGTCGAAGGTGGCCATAAAAGTACTAAAATTGTCTGTTTGGATCCAAATGTGGAAGGTAGGCTGCATAACGTAGCAGTAGGATTGCAACGCCCTAGTGTGAGAAGCGATGGGTGGTTGGAGATTGAAATCGGGGAGTTCTTCAATTcaggcgaagaagatgaagaagttcAAATGAATATAAAGGAGACAGATGATTATAATTCGAAGAGTGGTCTCTTTCTTGAAGGAATAGAAGTCAGGCCTAAGTAA
- the LOC11425629 gene encoding subtilisin-like protease SBT3 translates to MEPNFNVSLPLVFLIITPFLLLPLHAKDETSSTYIVHMDKSLMPQVFTSHHNWYESTLHSTTTQSDDHVHPSKKLVYTYNHAMHGFSAVLSPKELDNLKKSHGFVTAYPDRTATIDTTHTFEFLSLDPSKGLWNASNLGENVIVGVIDSGVWPESESFKDDGMSKNIPTKWKGKCQAGQDFNTSMCNLKLIGARYFNKGVIASKPNVKISMNSARDTQGHGSHTSSTAAGNYVKDASFFGYAKGVARGIAPKARIAMYKVLWDEGRLASDVLAGMDQAIDDNVDVISISLGFNSVPLYEDPVAIASFAAMEKNVVVSSSAGNEGPHLSTLHNGIPWVITVAAGTIDRTFGSLKLGSGETIVGWTLFPATNAIVENLQLVYNKTLSSCDSYSLLSGAATRGIIVCDELESVSVLSQINYVNWAGVVGAVFISEDPKLLETGTVFSPSIVISPKDKKALIKYIKSVKFPTASINFRQTFVGTKPAPAAAYYSSRGPSKSYPRILKPDIMAPGSYVLAAFAPTISSARIGTNIFLSNNYNLLSGTSMSCPHVSGVAALLKAAKPDWSSAAIRSAIVTTANPFDNMQNPIMDNGNPSQFASPLAMGAGQIDPNKALDPGLIYDATPQDYVNLLCDFGYTHSQTLTITRSKKYNCDNPSSDLNYPSFIALYANKTRSIEQKFVRTVTNVGDGAASYNVKVTKPKGCVVTVVPEKLEFSVKNEKQSYSLVVKYKRKNKKELNVLFGDIVWVEQGGGAHNVRSPIVVAPSAFV, encoded by the coding sequence ATGGAGCCTAACTTTAATGTTTCGCTTCCATTAGTGTTCCTAATTATCACTCCTTTTCTTTTACTCCCTCTCCATGCCAAAGATGAAACTTCCTCCACCTACATAGTCCACATGGACAAATCTCTCATGCCTCAAGTTTTCACAAGCCATCATAATTGGTATGAATCCACCCTTCATTCCACAACAACACAAAGTGATGATCATGTTCATCCATCAAAGAAATTGGTGTACACCTACAATCATGCCATGCATGGATTCAGTGCAGTCTTATCACCAAAAGAGTTAGACAACCTCAAAAAATCTCATGGTTTTGTCACAGCTTACCCTGACAGAACAGCAACAATAGACACAACACACACCTTTGAGTTTCTTTCATTAGACCCTTCCAAAGGACTATGGAATGCATCAAATTTAGGAGAAAATgttattgttggtgttattgacAGTGGTGTTTGGCCTGAAAGTGAAAGCTTTAAAGACGATGGCATGTCGAAAAACATCCCAACAAAATGGAAAGGAAAATGTCAAGCAGGACAAGATTTCAACACTTCTATGTGTAACTTGAAATTAATTGGAGCTAGATATTTCAACAAAGGTGTGATTGCATCAAAACCAAATGTCAAAATCAGTATGAACTCAGCTAGAGACACACAAGGACATGGTAGTCACACATCATCAACGGCAGCCGGAAACTATGTCAAAGATGCATCTTTCTTTGGTTATGCAAAAGGTGTAGCTAGAGGTATTGCACCAAAAGCTAGAATTGCAATGTATAAAGTACTTTGGGACGAAGGTCGTCTAGCTTCTGATGTTCTTGCAGGAATGGATCAAGCTATTGATGATAATGTTGATGTTATCTCAATCTCATTAGGTTTTAATAGTGTTCCACTTTATGAAGATCCAGTTGCAATAGCTTCATTTGCAGCAATGGAAAAAAATGTGGTTGTTTCATCTTCTGCTGGAAATGAAGGTCCACATCTTAGTACTTTACACAATGGAATCCCTTGGGTTATAACCGTTGCGGCTGGTACAATCGATCGCACGTTTGGTAGTTTGAAACTGGGAAGTGGTGAAACTATTGTTGGTTGGACTTTGTTTCCTGCTACTAATGCTATAGTTGAAAATCTTCAACTTGTTTACAACAAAACTTTATCATCGTGCGATTCATATAGTCTTTTAAGTGGAGCTGCAACAAGAGGGATTATTGTTTGTGATGAATTGGAATCAGTTTCAGTTCTTAGCCAAATCAATTATGTTAATTGGGCAGGTGTAGTTGGTGCTGTTTTTATCTCAGAAGATCCAAAACTGCTTGAAACAGGAACAGTTTTTTCTCCAAGTATTGTTATTAGtccaaaagataaaaaagcaCTTATCAAGTACATAAAAAGTGTTAAATTTCCAACTGCTAGCATCAATTTTCGACAAACATTCGTTGGAACAAAGCCAGCACCAGCTGCTGCTTATTACAGTTCAAGAGGTCCTTCAAAAAGCTATCCAAGAATCTTAAAGCCTGACATTATGGCACCTGGTTCTTATGTTCTAGCTGCTTTTGCTCCGACTATATCATCAGCTAGAATCggaacaaacatttttttatcgaataatTACAATTTACTTTCAGGTACATCAATGTCATGTCCTCATGTATCAGGCGTTGCGGCTTTGTTAAAGGCCGCAAAGCCTGATTGGAGTTCGGCTGCTATAAGATCAGCAATAGTTACAACAGCTAATCCATTTGATAACATGCAAAATCCGATTATGGACAATGGTAATCCATCTCAATTCGCTTCGCCTCTTGCTATGGGAGCTGGTCAGATTGATCCTAACAAAGCATTGGATCCTGGTTTAATATATGATGCTACACCACAAGACTATGTTAATCTCCTTTGTGATTTTGGTTATACGCATAGTCAAACCTTGACTATTACAAGatcgaaaaaatataattgCGATAACCCTTCGTCCGATCTTAATTATCCTTCTTTTATTGCTTTATATGCTAACAAAACAAGGTCAATTGAGCAGAAGTTTGTGAGGACTGTGACAAATGTTGGAGATGGTGCTGCTAGTTACAATGTGAAGGTGACAAAACCAAAGGGTTGTGTTGTTACTGTGGTTCCTGAGAAGCTAGAATTTAGTGTTAAGAATGAGAAACAAAGTTACTCTCTTGTTGTAAAGTATAAGAGGAAGAATAAGAAGGAATTAAATGTGTTATTTGGTGACATTGTTTGGGTTGAACAAGGTGGTGGTGCACATAATGTTAGGAGTCCTATTGTAGTGGCACCAAGTGCTTTTGTATGA
- the LOC11425071 gene encoding putative F-box protein PP2-B12, with the protein MVVVITEEEGVEFHDLPEGCIENVLSFTTPRDVARLSLVSSTFRSAAESDSVWDKFLPSDYHSIISKSDAEIDNSLSVLPKKDLYVNLTQKPLLIENGKKSFQLDKVDGKKCYMLSARSLFIVWGDTPRYWRWIPDPDSRFPEAAELVSVCWFEIRGWISTIMLSPKTLYGAYLVFKSSAAGAFGFEYQPCEASIDIAGGDTVERNVFLDAGRGRRLRYQIVPRSRTTGILTRLRSPVEAPVEPTESVADLRKYPKERADGWLEMELGEFFNEGGDDKQVDIGVCEVKGGGWKGGLVVQGIEIRPKTKSC; encoded by the exons aTGGTTGTTGTTATAACCGAAGAAGAAGGTGTTGAATTTCATGATCTACCTGAAGGTTGCATTGAAAACGTTCTTTCTTTCACAACACCACGTGATGTTGCGAGACTCTCTTTGGTTTCATCAACTTTCAGATCTGCCGCTGAATCTGATTCCGTTTGGGATAAATTCTTGCCATCTGATTATCACTCGATTATCTCTAAATCTGATGCGGAAATTGATAATTCACTTTCTGTTCTTCCTAAGAAGGATCTTTATGTTAATCTCACTCAGAAACCGCTTCTTATAGAGAATGGCAAAAAG AGTTTTCAATTGGATAAAGTTGATGGGAAGAAATGCTATATGTTATCGGCGAGGAGTTTGTTTATTGTATGGGGAGATACTCCGAGGTATTGGAGGTGGATTCCTGATCCAGATTCAAG GTTTCCCGAAGCAGCTGAACTTGTGAGTGTGTGTTGGTTTGAAATCAGGGGCTGGATCAGCACTATCATGTTATCTCCAAAGACTTTGTACGGAGCATACCTTGTATTTAAGTCGAGTGCTGCTGGAGCCTTTGGATTTGAATATCAGCCATGTGAAGCCTCCATTGACATTGCTGGAGGCGATACTGTGGAGCGAAATGTATTCTTGGATGCGGGAAGAGGACGAAGGCTAAGATACCAGATTGTTCCTCGCTCCCGCACTACTGGGATATTAACTCGACTTCGATCTCCTGTAGAAGCACCAGTCGAACCGACAGAAAGTGTAGCCGATCTGCGGAAGTATCCAAAGGAGAGAGCAGATGGATGGTTGGAGATGGAACTGGGAGAGTTCTTCAATGAAGGAGGAGATGATAAGCAGGTGGACATAGGTGTTTGTGAGGTCAAAGGTGGTGGTTGGAAGGGTGGTCTTGTTGTTCAAGGAATTGAAATAAGGCCTAAGACTAAATCATGTTGA